Proteins from a single region of Candidatus Methylomirabilota bacterium:
- a CDS encoding amidohydrolase family protein, giving the protein MSPTAYSIIDADGHVTESQEQVAKYLDAPYNRRPQSFLFYPWDGWDRRMLGTLGDVAGSAEQWLRALDRGGMEQAVLYPTLGLFLSFLKDREWAVALCRAYNTFLHEEFVKQTPRLQAVALLPVQDPDAAARELRRAVTELGLVGAMLAADGSHLLGDARFLPVYEEADRLNVMLGIHASGSHLGGGGLELFPRFIQAHTCSHAFGQMRQLTSIILEGI; this is encoded by the coding sequence ATGAGCCCGACCGCGTACTCCATCATCGACGCCGACGGCCACGTGACCGAGTCGCAGGAGCAGGTGGCGAAGTACCTCGACGCGCCCTACAACCGGCGGCCGCAGAGCTTCCTCTTCTACCCCTGGGACGGCTGGGACCGGCGCATGCTCGGCACGCTCGGCGACGTGGCCGGCAGCGCCGAGCAGTGGCTGCGCGCCCTCGACCGGGGCGGCATGGAGCAGGCGGTGCTCTATCCCACCCTCGGCCTGTTCCTGTCCTTCCTGAAGGACCGCGAGTGGGCGGTGGCCCTCTGCCGCGCCTACAACACCTTCCTTCACGAGGAGTTCGTCAAGCAGACCCCCCGCCTGCAGGCGGTCGCGCTGCTGCCGGTGCAGGATCCCGACGCGGCCGCGCGCGAATTGCGGCGCGCGGTGACCGAGCTGGGGCTGGTGGGCGCGATGCTCGCGGCCGACGGCAGTCACCTCCTGGGCGACGCGCGCTTCCTGCCGGTCTACGAGGAGGCCGATCGGCTCAACGTGATGCTCGGCATCCACGCCTCCGGCTCGCACCTGGGCGGCGGCGGGCTCGAGCTGTTCCCGCGCTTCATCCAGGCCCACACCTGCTCGCACGCCTTCGGGCAGATGCGCCAGCTCACCTCGATCATCCTGGAGGGCATCC